The following coding sequences are from one Burkholderia stabilis window:
- a CDS encoding ABC transporter substrate-binding protein translates to MKIPFVLPAVRRARGASHPFTVLRCVAASLLLAGAATHAFAAPTGKTLVYCTEGSPAGFDPGQHTTSTDFDASTYTIYNGLVQFKRGTLDLEPSLATSWDVSPDQRTITFHLRRGVKFQTTAWFKPTRPFQADDVVFTFRRMLDPDDPFRKAYPVSFPYFSDLGFDRNVERIEKVDDYTVRFVLKSPDVVFVRNLAMAFASILSAEYASQLAARHREADINQFPVGTGPFLLRTYQKDALIRYDANPDYWKPDDVKLARLVFAITPDPAARLQKLVADECQVSVFPRPADLETVRRDPKLTLFSGMGFNVGFVAYNTQHAPLDRVDVRRALDIAIDKTAIVKTVFNGDAKIATNPMPPSQWSYNPRLKDAPRDPAAAKALLAQAGFPNGFDLTLWAMPVQRPYNPNAQLMAQLIQQDWAKIGVRAKIVSYEWGEYNRRAKREGQHDAILYGWSGDNGDPDNWLGTLLGCDAVHGSNLAKWCNQDFEKLVSAARSNADVAKRTALYEQAQVVFKDQVPFTPIATSIVSLPISKRVHGLTFSPLGGHRFDGVWLD, encoded by the coding sequence ATGAAGATTCCTTTCGTTTTGCCAGCCGTGCGCCGCGCGCGCGGGGCATCGCATCCGTTTACCGTGCTGCGCTGCGTGGCGGCGTCGCTGTTGCTCGCCGGCGCGGCCACGCACGCGTTCGCAGCGCCCACCGGCAAGACGCTCGTGTACTGCACCGAAGGCAGCCCGGCCGGCTTCGATCCGGGCCAGCACACGACGAGCACCGATTTCGACGCGAGCACGTACACGATCTACAACGGGCTCGTGCAGTTCAAGCGCGGCACGCTCGATCTCGAACCGTCGCTCGCGACGAGCTGGGACGTGTCGCCCGACCAGCGCACGATTACGTTCCACCTGCGGCGCGGCGTGAAATTCCAGACGACCGCGTGGTTCAAGCCGACGCGCCCGTTCCAGGCGGACGACGTCGTGTTCACGTTCCGCCGGATGCTCGATCCCGACGATCCGTTCCGCAAGGCCTACCCGGTCAGCTTCCCGTACTTCAGCGATCTCGGTTTCGACCGCAACGTCGAGCGCATCGAGAAGGTCGACGACTATACGGTGCGTTTCGTGCTGAAGTCGCCCGACGTCGTGTTCGTGCGCAATCTCGCGATGGCGTTCGCGTCGATCCTGTCGGCCGAATATGCGTCGCAGCTTGCGGCGCGCCATCGCGAGGCCGACATCAACCAGTTCCCGGTCGGCACGGGGCCGTTCCTGCTGCGCACTTACCAGAAGGACGCGCTGATCCGCTACGACGCGAACCCCGACTACTGGAAGCCGGACGACGTGAAGCTCGCGCGCCTCGTGTTCGCGATCACGCCCGATCCGGCCGCGCGCCTGCAGAAGCTGGTGGCCGACGAATGCCAGGTGTCGGTGTTTCCGCGACCGGCCGATCTCGAGACGGTACGGCGCGACCCGAAGCTGACGCTGTTTTCCGGAATGGGTTTCAACGTCGGCTTCGTCGCGTACAACACGCAGCATGCGCCGCTCGATCGCGTCGACGTGCGGCGCGCGCTCGATATCGCGATCGACAAGACGGCGATCGTGAAGACCGTTTTCAACGGCGATGCGAAGATCGCGACGAACCCGATGCCGCCCTCGCAATGGTCGTACAACCCGCGCCTGAAGGATGCGCCGCGCGACCCGGCCGCCGCGAAGGCGCTGCTCGCGCAGGCCGGTTTCCCGAACGGTTTCGACCTGACGCTGTGGGCGATGCCGGTGCAGCGCCCGTACAACCCGAATGCGCAATTGATGGCGCAGCTGATCCAGCAGGACTGGGCGAAGATCGGCGTGCGCGCGAAGATCGTCAGCTACGAATGGGGCGAATACAACCGCCGCGCGAAGCGCGAAGGGCAGCACGACGCGATCCTGTACGGCTGGTCGGGCGACAACGGTGACCCCGACAACTGGCTCGGCACGCTGCTCGGCTGCGACGCGGTGCACGGCAGCAACCTCGCGAAGTGGTGCAACCAGGATTTCGAAAAACTCGTGAGCGCGGCGCGCTCGAATGCGGATGTCGCGAAGCGCACGGCGCTGTACGAGCAGGCGCAGGTCGTGTTCAAGGACCAGGTGCCGTTCACGCCGATCGCGACGTCGATCGTGTCGCTGCCGATATCGAAGCGAGTACACGGGCTGACGTTCTCGCCGCTCGGCGGGCACCGGTTCGACGGCGTGTGGCTGGATTGA
- a CDS encoding TauD/TfdA dioxygenase family protein, which yields MSEVQHAAHSSSHASHAAPRTAAAPLQIRQVAGRIGAEIAGVRLSSTLDDATFDAIQAALLRHKVLFFRGQRHLDDTAQEAFARRFGDTVAHPTVPSVDGSAHLLELDSAHGARANSWHTDVTFVDAYPKISILRALVIPPFGGDTVWANTAAAYTHLPDPLRALADTLWAVHTNAYDYASTHVHADDAQLKRYREVFTSTVYETEHPVVRVHPETGERTLVLGHFVQKIKGLSAQDSAHLLQVFHEHVTRLENTVRWNWQEGDVAIWDNRATQHYAINDYGDARRVVRRATVHGDVPVGIDGRQSVVLKGPGATLQ from the coding sequence ATGTCCGAAGTCCAGCACGCCGCCCACTCGTCTTCGCATGCTTCGCACGCCGCGCCGCGCACGGCCGCCGCCCCGCTTCAGATTCGCCAGGTCGCCGGCCGGATCGGCGCCGAGATCGCCGGCGTCCGGCTGTCGTCCACGCTCGACGATGCAACGTTCGACGCGATCCAGGCCGCGCTGCTGCGCCACAAGGTGCTGTTCTTCCGCGGCCAGCGCCATCTCGACGACACCGCGCAGGAAGCGTTCGCGCGCCGCTTCGGCGACACGGTCGCGCACCCGACCGTGCCGTCCGTCGACGGCAGCGCGCACCTGCTCGAACTCGATTCCGCGCACGGCGCGCGCGCCAATTCGTGGCACACCGACGTGACGTTCGTCGATGCGTACCCGAAGATCTCGATCCTGCGCGCGCTCGTGATTCCGCCGTTCGGCGGCGACACCGTGTGGGCCAACACGGCCGCCGCATACACGCACCTTCCCGACCCGCTGCGTGCGCTTGCCGACACGTTGTGGGCGGTCCATACGAACGCCTACGACTACGCGTCGACGCACGTGCACGCCGACGATGCGCAACTGAAGCGCTACCGCGAAGTGTTCACGTCGACCGTCTACGAAACCGAGCATCCGGTCGTGCGCGTGCATCCGGAAACCGGCGAACGCACGCTCGTGCTCGGGCACTTCGTGCAGAAGATCAAGGGGCTGTCGGCGCAGGATTCCGCGCATCTGCTGCAGGTCTTCCATGAGCACGTGACGCGCCTCGAAAACACCGTGCGCTGGAACTGGCAGGAAGGCGACGTCGCGATCTGGGACAACCGCGCGACGCAGCACTACGCGATCAACGATTACGGCGATGCGCGCCGCGTCGTGCGCCGCGCGACCGTGCACGGCGACGTGCCGGTCGGCATCGACGGCCGCCAGAGCGTCGTGCTGAAGGGGCCGGGCGCGACGCTGCAATAA
- a CDS encoding TauD/TfdA dioxygenase family protein, with amino-acid sequence MSALLEPAAQPVDVIPLSAHIGAEIRGVDLTQPLTTPQIAAIRAALLKWRVIFFREQFLTHDQHVAFSAQFGEPTVGHPVFGHVDGHPAVYSVAKHRKATRFEGEPVRRPWTGWHTDVTAAVNPPWASILRGVTIPPYGGDTHWTNLVRAYETLSAPLRGFVDGLRGIHRFTPPAGARATGAFDEAVERRPLVTEHPLVRVHPETGERALYVSPSFLKSIVGLAPRESQALLELLWEHVTRPEFTIRFKWEPRSIAFWDNRATAHLAPVDIFDLDFDRQLYRTTLAGDVPVGPDGRPSVALEGSPVEAAAAIALN; translated from the coding sequence ATGAGCGCCCTACTCGAACCCGCCGCCCAGCCGGTCGACGTGATCCCGCTGTCCGCCCATATCGGCGCGGAAATACGCGGCGTCGACCTCACGCAACCGTTGACCACGCCGCAGATCGCGGCCATCCGCGCCGCGCTGCTGAAATGGCGCGTCATCTTCTTCCGCGAGCAATTCCTCACGCACGACCAGCACGTCGCATTCTCCGCGCAGTTCGGCGAGCCGACGGTCGGCCACCCGGTGTTCGGGCACGTCGACGGCCATCCGGCCGTGTATTCGGTCGCAAAGCACCGCAAGGCGACGCGTTTCGAAGGCGAGCCGGTGCGTCGGCCTTGGACGGGCTGGCACACCGACGTGACGGCCGCCGTGAACCCGCCGTGGGCGTCGATCCTGCGCGGCGTGACGATCCCGCCGTACGGCGGCGACACGCACTGGACCAATCTCGTCCGCGCGTATGAAACGCTGTCCGCGCCGCTGCGCGGCTTCGTCGACGGCCTGCGCGGCATCCACCGCTTCACGCCGCCGGCCGGCGCGCGCGCCACGGGCGCGTTCGACGAAGCGGTCGAGCGCCGCCCGCTCGTGACCGAACATCCGCTCGTGCGCGTGCATCCGGAGACCGGCGAACGTGCGCTGTACGTGAGCCCGAGCTTCCTGAAATCGATCGTGGGGCTGGCGCCGCGCGAGAGCCAGGCGCTGCTCGAACTGCTGTGGGAACACGTGACGCGGCCGGAATTCACGATCCGCTTCAAGTGGGAACCGCGCAGCATCGCGTTCTGGGACAACCGCGCGACCGCGCATCTCGCGCCCGTCGACATCTTCGATCTCGACTTCGACCGCCAGCTCTATCGCACGACGCTCGCCGGCGATGTGCCGGTCGGCCCCGACGGCCGGCCGTCGGTCGCGCTCGAAGGCTCGCCGGTCGAAGCCGCGGCGGCTATCGCCCTCAACTGA
- a CDS encoding DUF427 domain-containing protein, whose product MSINPDTPSRPVKAPGPDHPITVEPHPSRVVVTVAGKVVADTRRALALREASYPAVLYIPRSDTDMSLLQRTDHATYCPYKGDCAYYSIPAGGERATNAVWTYEHPYSAVEAIRGHLAFYPDRVDSIEESAADAA is encoded by the coding sequence ATGTCGATCAACCCCGATACGCCCTCTCGTCCCGTGAAAGCGCCGGGCCCCGATCATCCGATCACGGTCGAACCGCATCCGTCGCGCGTGGTGGTCACGGTGGCCGGCAAGGTCGTCGCCGATACGCGCCGCGCGCTCGCGCTGCGCGAGGCGAGCTACCCGGCCGTGCTCTACATTCCGCGCTCGGACACCGACATGTCGTTGCTGCAACGCACGGACCATGCGACGTACTGCCCGTACAAGGGTGACTGCGCGTACTACTCGATCCCCGCCGGCGGCGAACGCGCGACCAACGCCGTGTGGACGTACGAGCATCCGTATTCCGCCGTCGAAGCGATTCGCGGGCACCTTGCGTTCTATCCGGACCGTGTCGATTCGATCGAGGAAAGCGCCGCCGACGCAGCCTGA